The following DNA comes from Streptococcus pasteurianus.
GAACGCTTAGTATTGCACCTGTCAATGATGACATTGTAACTCTTGGTGCTTCTGCTGCTGACAGCATTCTTACTAATGATGACAAAGAAGCCATTGATATGGTTATCGTTGCGACAGAATCATCTGTTGACCAAAGTAAAGCGGCAGCAACTTGTATTCACAACCTTTTGGGAATTCAACCTTTTGCACGTAGTATCGAGATGAAAGAAGCTTGTTACAGTGCGACAGCAGCGCTTGATTACGCTCGCTTACACGTTGAAAAACACCCAGAATCAAAAGTCCTCGTTATTGCTTCTGACATTGCTCGTTACGGAGCCCACACTTCAGGGGAACCAACGCAAGGTGCTGGTAGCATTGCCATGCTTATCTCACAAGACCCACAAATTTTACTCTTAAATGATAATTTCGTTGCTCAAACACGCGACATTATGGACTTCTGGCGTCCTAATTATTCAACAACGCCTTACGTCAATGGTATTTATTCAACCAAACAATACCTTGATATGTTGAAAACGACATGGGCAGAATTTCAAAAACGCTTTAATACATCACTTTCTGATTTTTCAGCTTTCTGTTTCCACTTACCATTTCCAAAATTAGCCCTTAAAGGCTTTAATAAAATTATGGATAAAACATTGCCAGCTGATTTGCAAGGAAAACTTAAAGCTAACTTTGAAAGTTCTATCCTTTATAGTAAACAAGTCGGAAATATATACACTGGTTCACTCTTCCTTGGACTCCTTTCACTTCTTGAAAATAGTGAAAACTTGGTAGGCGGTGACAATATCGCTTTCTTCAGCTATGGAAGTGGCGCAGTTGCTGAAATTTTCACTGGAACATTGGTTGAAGGTTTCAAAGACAAACTTAAAAATAGCCGACTTCAAGAACTCAAACAACGTATTGCTCTTTCTGTTGAAGATTACGAAAGAATCTTCTTTGAAGAACCTGTTTTAGATGCTGACGGTAATGCTTCTTTTGCAAATTACAAAACTGGAACATTTGCCCTCAAAGAAATTCGTGGACACGAAAGAATTTATGGAAAAACAAACGAAATCGACTAAAGTTAACTGGAGTGGATTCTCCAAAAAAGCAATAACTGAACGTCTTGAACATTTGGAAAATAATCGTCTTTTAAGCACTGAAACGCTTAATGACTTAAAAGAAAATACCTTGCTATCGCTTGAAACAGCCAATCAGCTAACAGAGAATGTTTTGGGAACTTTCTCTTTGCCGTTTTCAGTTGCTCCTGATTTTCAGGTTGATGGTGCTACTTTCAACGTTCCAATGGTAACTGAAGAACCTTCAGTGGTGGCGGCGGCTAGTTTTGCAGCTAAAATCATCAAACGTTCAGGTGGTTTTAAGACCAAAGTTCATTCTCGAAAAATGATTGGTCAAGTTGCCCTTTATGATGTGGTAGACAAAGCTATCGCAAAAGAAACTATCTTGAATCATTCTGCGCAGCTATTGACCTTAGCCAATGAAGCTCACCCTTCTATCGTAAAACGTGGTGGCGGCGCTAGAGAATTGACTGTGGAAGAAAAAGATGAGTTTCTGATTGTTTACTTGACGGTTGATACACAAGAAGCTATGGGAGCCAATATGGTCAACACCATGATGGAGGCTTTAGTGCCTAGTTTGGAAGAACTTTCTGGCGGAAAAAGTCTAATGGCAATTCTTTCAAACTATGCAACGCAGGCGCTGGTTACCACCGAATGTCAAGTTGACCTTCGCTACCTCAGCCGCAACAAAACAGAAGCCCAAGCATTAGCAAGTAAATTCCAACTGGCAAGCAAACTTGCTCAAGTTGATGTTTATCGTGCTACCACACATAATAAAGGGATTTTTAATGGTATAGATGCCGTTGTCTTGGCAACTGGAAATGACTGGCGAGCTATCGAAGCAGGCGCTAACGCCTATGCTTGCAAAGACGGACAATACCGTGGTTTAGCAACTTGGTCATTTGATAAAGAGCAACAAGTACTTCGCGGTCAATTAACGCTCCCAATGCCAATCGCAACACGCGGTGGTTCTATCGGACTTAACCCAACCGTTAAAATCGTTCACGAACTATTAGGGCATCCAGATGCACAAACACTTGCAAAAATCATTGTTTCTGTTGGGCTAGCACAAAATTTCGCTGCCGTGAAAGCCTTGACTTCTACTGGTATTCAGGCAGGACACATGAAATTGCAAGCCAAATCATTAGCACTTCTTGCTGGTGCCACTGAAAACGAAGTTGGCAAAGTGGTTCAACAACTCTTGCAAGCACCACATATGAATTTAGAAACTGCCAAAACAATTCTAAAAAATCTGAAATAGACAAAGCGTCTGGAACCTCCCGGACGCTTTTTTATAACTGTAAATGAACGAAAAAGATTAAGTTTTCTGATTTTTTTGACATTATTTCTCCAAAATGAAGTTTTTTTCTTGACAATATTTTTTAGAGATTATATAATCTAGTTATCGATACTAGATAAAGAGGTAAATAAAACTTTATGACAATATCTTATCCAAAATGGTCTGAATTACCAGATATAGATTTATATTTAGATCAGGTACTGCTGTATGTCAACCAAATCGGCGAAGCCAATCATCAAAACGAAAAAGGATTAACGGCTTCTATGATTAACAATTATGTTAAACATGGGCATCTCGAAAAGCCGATTAAGAAAAAATACAGTCGTAAGCAGGTGGCACGATTAATTGTCATTACAAGTTTAAAAAACGTCTTTTCCATTCAAGAAATTAGCCAAACATTGGCGATTTTAACAGCGGACAACCAATCACAAAAACGTTATGATGATTTTGTTGCTTGCATGAATGGTGAAAAGATAGACGACTTACCTCCTGTTGTCGTTTCAGCTTGTCAAACATTGCAGCTGTATTACCAAACTCACCAATTAGTTCAAGAATTAGAAGGAGAAAAAGATGAATGCTAGCATGACTATGAAATTAAGTAAACGTCTTTCATTCGGCGAAGAAGTCGCAAATAGTGTCACTCACGCTGTTGGAGCTGTGGCAATGCTTGTCCTGCTTCCTATCACTGCCATTTATAGTTATCAACATTATGGTATAGAAGCAGCTGTCGGCATGTCTATCTTTGATATTAGCCTTTTCTTGATGTTTCTATCATCGACAATTTATCATTCTATGCAATATGATTCACCACAGAAATTCATTTTGCGGATTATCGACCACAGTATGATTTACATTGCTATTGCAGGTTCTTACACTCCTGTCGCTCTCTCTTTAGTAGGTGGCTGGCTCGGATATGTTATTATTATCTTGCAATGGGGCGCAACTATTTTTGGTATTTTATATAAAATTTTTGCCAAGAAGATTAATGAAAGATTCTCACTCTTTCTCTACTTGCTTATGGGCTGGCTAGTGATTTTCATTATTCCAAGCATTGTTAGCAAAACTGGTGTTGCTTTCTGGCTACTAATGCTTGCTGGTGGTCTTTCATATACTATCGGAGCAATCTTCTACGCTAGAAAACGTCCTTACGACCACATGATTTGGCATCTCTTCATTTTACTAGCTTCAGTGCTACATTACATTGCCATTGTTTATTACATGTTGTGATAAATTTAGTAATATATAAAAAACGTTGATTCAAAAGAATCAGCGTTTTTGGTTTGCTTCGTTTAATTTTCCGTATAGGAGATAATCTACCTGTCTAAGTTCGGCAATTGTTTTGCAATTCAGAGCACACATGATGAGGCGCAAGTCGTCTTTCCAGCCATTAATGATTGTGATGACTTCTTCAACAGAATATTTTTCGACAAGTTCTAGGATTGCTCGCGATAATCCTACCGCTTTTGCTCCTAAAACCAAGCATTTTACAATATCCAAAGGATGACGAACGCCGCCAGATGCCAAGATTTCAATCTTATCAATCATCGGCTGAGCATTCAACAGCGTTTGAACCGTGCTTTGTCCCCACTCATCGAGATAAGAACGATTATGCCCTCGTTGATTTTCAATATAGGCAAAACTTGTGCCACCACGTCCTGAAATATCAACAGTTTTAATACCTAACTTGTGAGCCATTTCAATTGTTTTTAAATCCATGCCAAAGCCGACTTCTTTAAGAATGACAGGAGCTGGCATTTTTGTGGCATAATCGGCGAGATTTTCTTTCCATTGGCGAAACTCACGTTCACCTTCTGGCATTAAAAGCTCCTGCATCAGATTGACATGAATTTGGAGAAAAATGGGCTGCATTTCGTGAATGGTTTGTAACCCTAATTCATAAGGTTTGTCAATTCCGATATTAGTCGCTAGCAGCAACTCTGGAAATTCTTCTTTGCTAGGATAAGAATCATCATGAGGATTTTTCAGCGCAGCACTGTAGGAGCCTGTAACCATAACAAGCCCTGTTGATTGTGCAATTTGAGCCAATTTTTGATTAACAGCTCTGCCTTTTTCTGAACCGCCCGTCATGGCATTGATATAAAAAGGAAACTCAAAATCACGCTCCGCAAAATGGGTGTGCAAATCAATCTCACTTAAATCATAATCAGGAAGAGAATGATGAATCAACTCCATATCGTCAAAAGAATTATAAGGAGATTGATATTTTAAAGCGTACTTAATGTGTTCATCTTTGCGATTAATCATTCTTGGTTACCTCAATCCAAATTGGTCTGACTAAACTTAATTTATCTTTCATCACTTAATCTTTCTTGATATAGTATTTCAATACCAGCTTTCTGCCAACGTTGGGCGAGTTCGTGGCTGTCGCTTTCTGAGAATGATATTGCAATACCACAGTC
Coding sequences within:
- the fni gene encoding type 2 isopentenyl-diphosphate Delta-isomerase, producing MINRKDEHIKYALKYQSPYNSFDDMELIHHSLPDYDLSEIDLHTHFAERDFEFPFYINAMTGGSEKGRAVNQKLAQIAQSTGLVMVTGSYSAALKNPHDDSYPSKEEFPELLLATNIGIDKPYELGLQTIHEMQPIFLQIHVNLMQELLMPEGEREFRQWKENLADYATKMPAPVILKEVGFGMDLKTIEMAHKLGIKTVDISGRGGTSFAYIENQRGHNRSYLDEWGQSTVQTLLNAQPMIDKIEILASGGVRHPLDIVKCLVLGAKAVGLSRAILELVEKYSVEEVITIINGWKDDLRLIMCALNCKTIAELRQVDYLLYGKLNEANQKR
- a CDS encoding hydroxymethylglutaryl-CoA synthase encodes the protein MKIGIDKIGFATSQYMLNMDDLAESRQVDPEKYSKGLLLRTLSIAPVNDDIVTLGASAADSILTNDDKEAIDMVIVATESSVDQSKAAATCIHNLLGIQPFARSIEMKEACYSATAALDYARLHVEKHPESKVLVIASDIARYGAHTSGEPTQGAGSIAMLISQDPQILLLNDNFVAQTRDIMDFWRPNYSTTPYVNGIYSTKQYLDMLKTTWAEFQKRFNTSLSDFSAFCFHLPFPKLALKGFNKIMDKTLPADLQGKLKANFESSILYSKQVGNIYTGSLFLGLLSLLENSENLVGGDNIAFFSYGSGAVAEIFTGTLVEGFKDKLKNSRLQELKQRIALSVEDYERIFFEEPVLDADGNASFANYKTGTFALKEIRGHERIYGKTNEID
- a CDS encoding hydroxymethylglutaryl-CoA reductase, degradative; this encodes MEKQTKSTKVNWSGFSKKAITERLEHLENNRLLSTETLNDLKENTLLSLETANQLTENVLGTFSLPFSVAPDFQVDGATFNVPMVTEEPSVVAAASFAAKIIKRSGGFKTKVHSRKMIGQVALYDVVDKAIAKETILNHSAQLLTLANEAHPSIVKRGGGARELTVEEKDEFLIVYLTVDTQEAMGANMVNTMMEALVPSLEELSGGKSLMAILSNYATQALVTTECQVDLRYLSRNKTEAQALASKFQLASKLAQVDVYRATTHNKGIFNGIDAVVLATGNDWRAIEAGANAYACKDGQYRGLATWSFDKEQQVLRGQLTLPMPIATRGGSIGLNPTVKIVHELLGHPDAQTLAKIIVSVGLAQNFAAVKALTSTGIQAGHMKLQAKSLALLAGATENEVGKVVQQLLQAPHMNLETAKTILKNLK
- the trhA gene encoding PAQR family membrane homeostasis protein TrhA; this encodes MNASMTMKLSKRLSFGEEVANSVTHAVGAVAMLVLLPITAIYSYQHYGIEAAVGMSIFDISLFLMFLSSTIYHSMQYDSPQKFILRIIDHSMIYIAIAGSYTPVALSLVGGWLGYVIIILQWGATIFGILYKIFAKKINERFSLFLYLLMGWLVIFIIPSIVSKTGVAFWLLMLAGGLSYTIGAIFYARKRPYDHMIWHLFILLASVLHYIAIVYYML
- a CDS encoding DUF1836 domain-containing protein, producing MTISYPKWSELPDIDLYLDQVLLYVNQIGEANHQNEKGLTASMINNYVKHGHLEKPIKKKYSRKQVARLIVITSLKNVFSIQEISQTLAILTADNQSQKRYDDFVACMNGEKIDDLPPVVVSACQTLQLYYQTHQLVQELEGEKDEC